In Streptomyces puniciscabiei, a single genomic region encodes these proteins:
- the purQ gene encoding phosphoribosylformylglycinamidine synthase subunit PurQ, protein MTARIGVVTFPGSLDDRDTQRAIRIAGAEPVALWHKDKDLKQVDAVVLCGGFSYGDYLRAGAIARFSPVMEPLIEQAKAGLPVLGICNGFQILTEAHLLPGAMLGNDHLHFICRDQKLRVENAETSWTTDYRSGQEIHIPLKNMDGRYVADRYTLDKLEAEGRVAFRYLDFNPNGSLNDIAGITNEAGNVVGLMPHPEHAVEPLIGTGRTDGLPFFTSILKKLVNA, encoded by the coding sequence GTGACCGCTCGTATTGGCGTCGTCACTTTCCCGGGCAGCCTTGACGACCGGGACACGCAGCGTGCGATCCGTATCGCCGGGGCCGAACCCGTCGCGCTCTGGCACAAGGACAAGGACCTCAAGCAGGTCGACGCCGTCGTCCTGTGCGGTGGTTTCTCCTACGGCGACTACCTGCGGGCCGGTGCCATCGCCCGCTTCTCGCCGGTGATGGAACCCCTCATCGAGCAGGCGAAGGCCGGACTTCCGGTCCTCGGCATCTGCAACGGCTTCCAGATCCTCACCGAGGCCCACCTCCTCCCGGGCGCCATGCTCGGCAACGACCACCTCCACTTCATCTGCCGCGACCAGAAGCTGCGGGTGGAGAACGCGGAGACCTCCTGGACCACCGACTACCGCTCCGGCCAGGAGATCCACATCCCGCTGAAGAACATGGACGGCCGGTACGTGGCCGACCGGTACACGCTGGACAAACTGGAGGCCGAGGGCCGGGTCGCCTTCCGGTACCTGGACTTCAACCCGAACGGCTCGCTCAACGACATCGCCGGCATCACCAACGAGGCGGGCAACGTCGTCGGCCTGATGCCGCACCCCGAGCACGCCGTAGAGCCGCTGATCGGTACGGGCCGTACCGACGGGCTCCCGTTCTTCACCTCGATCCTCAAGAAGCTGGTCAACGCATGA
- the purL gene encoding phosphoribosylformylglycinamidine synthase subunit PurL — protein sequence MSRTPLDTVEHAAATPDVELPWAELGLKKDEYERIVEILGRRPTGAELAMYSVMWSEHCSYKSSKVHLRQFGEKAPQSDALLVGIGENAGVVDVGQGYAVTFKVESHNHPSYVEPYQGAATGVGGIVRDIIAMGARPVAVVDPLRFGAADHPDTKRVLPGVVAGIGGYGNCLGLPNIGGEVVFDACYQGNPLVNAGAIGVMRHEDIHLAKASGAGNKVILYGARTGGDGIGGASILASETFDDAKPSKRPAVQVGDPFQEKLLIECTLEAFREKLVVGIQDLGAAGLSCATSELASNGSGGMRVTLDDVPLRDSTLSPEEILMSESQERMCAVVEPEKVDRFLEICAKWDVIATVIGEVTDGDRLEIYWHGGKIVDVDPRTVAHEGPVYERPYARPSWQDELQADDANKLPRPATSEELKDQVLKLVGSPNQASKKWITSQYDHFVQGNTVLAQPEDSGMIRVDEETGLGVAIATDGNGRYAKLDPYTGAQLALAEAYRNVATTGAKPLAVSDCLNFGSPEDPAVMWQFAEAVRGLADACQQLGTPVTGGNVSLYNQTGEAAIHPTPVVAVLGVIDDVARRTPVAFQEEGQLIYLLGDTREEFGGSAWSQVIHDHLGGLPPKVDLERERLLGEILISASRDGMIDSAHDLSDGGLVQAVVESALLGGKGARLVVPDGLDAFTFLFSESAGRAIVAVPRSEEVRFNDMCGARGLPATRIGVVDGDSVEVQGEFTLSLAELREAHEGTIPALLA from the coding sequence ATGAGCCGGACGCCTCTGGACACGGTCGAGCACGCGGCCGCGACCCCCGACGTCGAGCTGCCCTGGGCCGAACTCGGCCTGAAGAAGGACGAGTACGAGCGGATCGTGGAGATCCTCGGCCGCCGCCCGACCGGCGCCGAACTCGCCATGTACTCGGTCATGTGGTCCGAGCACTGCTCGTACAAGTCCTCCAAGGTCCACCTGCGCCAGTTCGGCGAGAAGGCGCCCCAGTCGGACGCGCTGCTCGTCGGCATCGGCGAGAACGCGGGCGTGGTCGACGTCGGCCAGGGGTACGCGGTCACCTTCAAGGTCGAGTCGCACAACCACCCGTCGTACGTCGAGCCCTACCAGGGCGCGGCCACGGGTGTCGGCGGCATCGTCCGCGACATCATCGCGATGGGCGCCCGCCCGGTCGCCGTGGTCGACCCGCTGCGGTTCGGCGCGGCCGACCACCCGGACACCAAGCGCGTCCTGCCCGGCGTCGTCGCCGGCATCGGCGGCTACGGCAACTGCCTGGGCCTGCCCAACATCGGCGGCGAGGTCGTCTTCGACGCCTGCTACCAGGGCAACCCGCTGGTCAACGCCGGCGCCATCGGTGTGATGCGGCACGAGGACATCCACCTGGCCAAGGCCTCCGGCGCGGGCAACAAGGTCATCCTGTACGGGGCCCGTACGGGTGGCGACGGCATCGGCGGCGCCTCGATCCTCGCGTCCGAGACCTTCGACGACGCCAAGCCGAGCAAGCGCCCGGCCGTCCAGGTCGGCGACCCCTTCCAGGAGAAGCTCCTCATCGAGTGCACCCTGGAGGCGTTCCGGGAGAAGCTGGTCGTCGGCATCCAGGATCTCGGTGCCGCCGGTCTGTCCTGCGCCACGTCCGAGCTGGCCTCCAACGGCTCCGGCGGGATGCGCGTCACCCTGGACGACGTACCGCTGCGCGACTCGACGCTCTCGCCGGAGGAGATCCTCATGAGCGAGTCGCAGGAACGCATGTGCGCGGTGGTCGAGCCGGAGAAGGTCGACCGCTTCCTGGAGATCTGCGCCAAGTGGGACGTCATCGCCACGGTCATCGGCGAGGTGACGGACGGCGACCGGCTGGAGATCTACTGGCACGGCGGCAAGATCGTGGACGTCGACCCGCGCACGGTCGCGCACGAGGGCCCGGTGTACGAGCGGCCGTACGCCCGCCCGTCCTGGCAGGACGAGCTCCAGGCGGACGACGCGAACAAGCTGCCGCGCCCGGCGACGAGCGAGGAGCTGAAGGACCAGGTCCTGAAGCTGGTGGGCTCTCCCAACCAGGCCTCGAAGAAGTGGATCACCTCGCAGTACGACCACTTCGTGCAGGGCAACACCGTCCTCGCCCAGCCCGAGGACTCCGGCATGATCCGCGTCGACGAGGAGACCGGCCTGGGCGTGGCCATCGCCACGGACGGCAACGGCCGTTACGCCAAGCTCGACCCGTACACGGGCGCGCAGCTGGCCCTCGCCGAGGCCTACCGGAACGTGGCCACCACCGGTGCCAAGCCCCTCGCGGTCTCCGACTGCCTGAACTTCGGCTCCCCCGAGGACCCGGCGGTGATGTGGCAGTTCGCGGAGGCGGTACGCGGTCTCGCGGACGCCTGTCAGCAGCTGGGCACCCCGGTGACCGGCGGTAACGTCTCGCTCTACAACCAGACGGGCGAGGCGGCCATCCACCCGACGCCGGTGGTCGCGGTCCTGGGCGTGATCGACGACGTCGCCCGCCGCACCCCGGTCGCCTTCCAGGAGGAGGGCCAGCTGATCTACCTCCTCGGCGACACCCGTGAGGAGTTCGGCGGCTCGGCCTGGTCCCAGGTGATCCACGACCACCTGGGCGGTCTGCCCCCGAAGGTCGACCTGGAGCGGGAGCGGCTGTTGGGCGAGATCCTGATCTCCGCCTCCCGCGACGGCATGATCGACTCCGCCCACGACCTGTCCGACGGCGGTCTCGTGCAGGCCGTGGTCGAGTCCGCGCTGCTCGGCGGCAAGGGTGCCCGGCTGGTCGTCCCGGACGGCCTGGACGCCTTCACCTTCCTGTTCTCCGAGTCGGCCGGCCGCGCCATCGTCGCGGTGCCGCGCTCGGAGGAGGTCCGCTTCAACGACATGTGCGGTGCGCGGGGCCTGCCGGCCACCCGGATCGGTGTGGTGGACGGGGATTCGGTGGAGGTCCAGGGCGAGTTCACCCTTTCCCTCGCCGAACTGCGCGAGGCCCACGAGGGCACCATCCCGGCGCTGCTGGCCTGA
- a CDS encoding SpoIIE family protein phosphatase: MQAANDAVRQGRRASVIAAQSFANAPGTAQALLGPHPSAVLQPRAEAARKRAGVDFVVVMNTQGIRYTYPYPREIGKKFVGTIEPALHGHTVIEQVGGPPLPAGKGTAVQAVVPVTDAHGRIVGLVSAGITVRNVAHLWLPELSMALGAGVVALVVAGAGTTLVARRLLRQTHGLAPAELAGMYEHHHAVLHAVREGVLITDVDGRLVLANDEARRLLALPADERGTDVRDLGLPEGLTGLLTSPDAVTDAVQPVRDRLLAVNKRPTFPGDRPSGSVVTLRDTTELAAVSGRAEVARSRLRLLYEAGMRIGTTLDVRRTAQELAEAAVPQFADVVTVDLLDPVLHGREPTAEGWHHLRRTAIGGAQEMLPVYPLDDVVAFSPATPQMRALQQGSGVLEPDLWRARGWREQDPERTGRALELGLHSLVAVPLRARNVSLGVANFYRTRASQAFEPEDLSFAEELTARAAVAIDNARRFTREHTTAVALQRSLLPRGQPEQDALEVAWRYLPAEAGVGGDWFDVIPLPGSRVALAMGDVVGHGLHAAATMGRLRTAVHNFSALDLPVDEVLGNLDDLVVRMDNEDSVGNSTGAHPDGREGEGVTGATCLYAIYDSVTGTCTVARAGHPVPVVVGPDGTVHCPDVPLSAPLGLGGYPFETAELHLPEGAQLVLYTNGLVEDGTRDVEAGLDALRRLLGGAPGRTPDETCQTVIDAVRPAPRRDDIALLVARTRLFPRAHLAEWDVPPDAAVVPSVRARCREQLDRWGLEEVAFSLELIVSELVTNAIRYGAPPITVRLLYGRCLVCEVADASSTSPRMRRAATTDEGGRGLFLVAQFAERWGTRYTAGGKVIWAERTLHNGAAAASAHTPVDVLLEQFGDL, translated from the coding sequence ATGCAGGCGGCGAACGACGCTGTCCGGCAGGGGCGCCGGGCGTCGGTGATCGCGGCCCAGTCCTTCGCGAACGCCCCCGGCACGGCCCAGGCACTGCTCGGCCCCCATCCCAGCGCGGTGCTGCAACCGCGGGCCGAGGCGGCACGCAAGCGCGCCGGCGTGGACTTCGTCGTCGTCATGAACACCCAGGGAATCCGCTACACGTACCCCTACCCGCGGGAGATCGGGAAGAAGTTCGTCGGCACCATCGAGCCGGCGCTGCACGGCCACACCGTCATCGAGCAGGTCGGCGGGCCGCCGCTGCCCGCGGGCAAGGGGACGGCCGTACAGGCGGTGGTGCCGGTGACCGACGCGCACGGCAGGATCGTCGGCCTCGTCTCCGCGGGCATCACGGTCAGGAACGTGGCCCACCTGTGGCTGCCGGAGCTGTCGATGGCCCTCGGTGCCGGCGTGGTCGCCCTGGTGGTGGCCGGGGCGGGGACGACGCTGGTCGCCCGGCGGCTGCTGCGGCAGACGCACGGCCTGGCCCCGGCAGAGCTCGCGGGGATGTACGAGCACCACCACGCGGTCCTGCACGCCGTACGGGAAGGCGTGCTGATCACCGACGTCGACGGGCGGCTGGTGCTCGCCAACGACGAGGCGCGGCGGCTGCTGGCCCTGCCGGCGGACGAACGGGGCACCGACGTGCGGGACCTGGGACTGCCGGAGGGCCTCACCGGCCTCCTCACCTCGCCGGACGCGGTCACCGACGCGGTGCAGCCGGTGCGCGACCGGCTGCTGGCGGTGAACAAGCGGCCCACCTTCCCCGGCGACCGCCCGAGCGGCAGCGTCGTGACGCTGCGCGACACCACGGAGCTGGCGGCGGTGTCGGGGCGGGCCGAGGTGGCACGGTCGCGGCTACGGTTGCTGTACGAGGCCGGAATGCGGATCGGGACGACGCTGGACGTGCGGCGCACGGCCCAGGAGCTGGCCGAGGCCGCGGTGCCGCAGTTCGCCGACGTCGTCACGGTGGATCTGCTCGACCCGGTGCTGCACGGGCGGGAGCCGACGGCGGAAGGCTGGCACCACCTGCGGCGCACGGCGATCGGCGGGGCGCAGGAGATGCTGCCGGTCTACCCGCTGGACGACGTCGTCGCCTTCTCCCCCGCGACCCCGCAGATGCGGGCGCTGCAGCAGGGCAGCGGTGTGCTGGAGCCGGACCTGTGGCGGGCGCGCGGCTGGCGGGAGCAGGATCCCGAGCGCACCGGCCGGGCCCTGGAGCTCGGCCTGCATTCCCTGGTGGCCGTGCCGCTGCGGGCGCGGAACGTGTCGCTGGGCGTGGCGAACTTCTACCGGACCCGGGCGTCCCAGGCGTTCGAGCCGGAGGACCTGTCCTTCGCCGAGGAGCTCACCGCGCGGGCGGCCGTGGCCATCGACAACGCCCGCAGGTTCACCCGGGAGCACACGACGGCCGTGGCACTGCAGCGCAGTCTGCTGCCGCGGGGGCAGCCGGAGCAGGACGCGCTGGAGGTGGCCTGGCGGTATCTGCCGGCCGAGGCCGGGGTGGGCGGGGACTGGTTCGACGTCATCCCGCTGCCGGGCTCCCGGGTGGCGCTGGCGATGGGCGATGTCGTCGGTCACGGGCTGCACGCCGCGGCGACGATGGGACGGCTGCGCACCGCGGTGCACAACTTCTCCGCGCTGGACCTCCCGGTGGACGAGGTGCTCGGGAACCTGGACGACCTGGTCGTCCGCATGGACAACGAGGACTCCGTCGGCAACTCCACCGGCGCCCACCCCGACGGCCGCGAGGGAGAGGGAGTGACCGGGGCGACCTGCCTGTACGCGATCTACGACTCGGTGACGGGGACCTGCACGGTGGCCCGGGCGGGGCACCCCGTCCCGGTGGTGGTCGGCCCGGACGGGACGGTCCACTGTCCCGACGTGCCTCTGTCGGCGCCGCTCGGTCTGGGCGGTTATCCCTTCGAGACCGCCGAGCTGCACCTGCCGGAAGGCGCGCAGCTGGTGCTGTACACCAACGGCCTGGTGGAGGACGGCACCCGCGACGTCGAGGCCGGACTGGACGCACTGCGCCGGCTGCTGGGCGGAGCCCCGGGGCGTACCCCGGACGAGACCTGCCAGACGGTGATCGACGCCGTGCGGCCCGCGCCCCGCCGCGACGACATCGCCCTGCTGGTGGCCCGTACCCGGCTGTTCCCGCGCGCGCACCTGGCCGAGTGGGACGTGCCGCCGGACGCGGCGGTGGTGCCCTCGGTACGGGCGCGGTGCAGGGAGCAGCTGGACCGGTGGGGGCTGGAGGAGGTCGCGTTCAGCCTGGAACTGATCGTCAGCGAGCTGGTCACCAACGCGATCCGGTACGGCGCCCCGCCGATCACCGTGCGGCTGCTGTACGGGCGCTGTCTGGTGTGCGAGGTCGCGGACGCGAGCAGCACCTCGCCGCGCATGCGGCGGGCGGCCACCACGGACGAGGGCGGGCGGGGCCTGTTCCTCGTCGCGCAGTTCGCCGAGCGATGGGGCACCCGGTACACCGCCGGCGGCAAGGTCATCTGGGCGGAACGCACCCTGCACAACGGCGCGGCCGCCGCCTCGGCCCACACGCCGGTCGACGTCCTCCTGGAACAGTTCGGCGATCTGTGA